A DNA window from Doryrhamphus excisus isolate RoL2022-K1 chromosome 2, RoL_Dexc_1.0, whole genome shotgun sequence contains the following coding sequences:
- the ide gene encoding insulin-degrading enzyme isoform X1, which yields MFKCINRTAQCTRYFQSAANGSHINQGIKLVSSSPLKMTDPALHRVVADIIRSPEDKRVYRGLEFKNGLRAMLISDPTTDKSSAALDVHIGSLSDPANIAGLAHFCEHMLFLGTKKYPKENEYSQFLSEHAGSSNAFTSGEHTNYYFDVSHEHLQGALDRFAQFFLCPLFDESCKDREVNAVDSEHDKNLMNDAWRLFQLEKATGNPNHPFSKFGTGNKLTLETRPSNDGIDVRQELLKFHSMYYSSNLMGLCVLGRESLDELTSMVVKLFGEVENKNVPIPEFPDHPFQDEYLKQFYKVVPIKDIRNLYVTFPIPDLQTYYKSNPGHYLGHLIGHEGPGSLLSELKSKGWVNTLVGGQKEGAKGFMFFIINVDLTEEGLLHIEDIIFHMFQYIQKLRTEGPQEWVFQECKDLNKVAFRFKDKERPRGYTSKVAGLLHYYPLEEVLAAEYLLEDFRPDLIEMVLNKLRPEHVRVVLVSKSFEGQTDKTEEWYGTQYRQEVISEDTIKTWAGADLNGKFKLPMKNEFIPTNFEIYPLEKDSPSVPVLIKDTAMSKVWFKQDDKFFLPKACLNFEFFSPFAYVDPLHCNMAYLYLELLKDSLNEYAYAAELAGLNYDLQNTVYGMYLSVKGYNDKQHILLKKIIEKMATFEIDEKRFDIIKEAYMRSLNNFRAEQPHQHAMYYLRLLMTEVAWTKDELREALEDVTFPRLKAFIPQLLSRLHIEALLHGNITKESALDMMQMVEDTLIEHAHTKPLLPSQLIRYREVQVPDGGWYVYQQRNEVHNNCGIEIYYQTDMQTTHENMLLELFCQIISEPCFNTLRTKEQLGYIVFSGPRRANGVQGLRFIIQSEKPPHYLESRIEAFLCTMQRSVEEMSDQAFQKHIQALAIRRLDKPKKLSAECAKYWGEIISQQYHFDRDNVEVAHLKTLTKDDVMQFYTERLTLEAPKRHKVSVHVLSREMDTCPVVGEFPAQNDVNLAPAPSLPQPSLVRDMTEFKRSLPLFPLVRPHINFMAAKL from the exons ATGTTTAAGTGCATCAACCGAACGGCACAGTGTACGCGATATTTCCAATCAGCGGCGAACGGCTCCCACATCAACCAAGGAATAAA GCTGGTGTCATCTTCTCCCCTCAAAATGACCGACCCGGCTCTGCATAGGGTGGTCGCTGATATCATTCGCTCCCCTGAAGACAAACGGGTTTACAGAGGCTTGGAGTTCAAGAATGGCTTGAGGGCCATGCTCATCAGTGACCCAACAACAGACAAATCATCTGCTGCTTTAGATGTCCACATCG GTTCTCTATCAGACCCCGCAAACATCGCGGGCCTGGCGCACTTTTGTGAACACATGCTGTTCTTGGGGACAAAGAAGTACCCGAAGGAGAACGAGTACAGCCAGTTCTTGAGCGAGCACGCTGGCAGCTCCAACGCCTTCACCAGCGGAGAGCACACCAACTATTACTTTGACGTGTCTCACGAACACTTGCAGGGAGCGCTGGATAG ATTTGCCCAGTTCTTCCTATGCCCGCTGTTTGATGAGAGCTGTAAGGACCGTGAGGTGAACGCTGTGGACTCGGAGCACGACAAAAACCTGATGAATGATGCTTGGAGGCTCTTCCAGCTGGAGAAGGCCACTGGCAACCCAAATCACCCCTTCAGTAAATTTGGAACAG GTAACAAGTTGACCCTCGAGACCAGGCCATCAAACGACGGCATTGATGTCCGCCAGGAGCTGCTCAAATTTCACTCGATGTATTACTCCTCAAATTTAATGGGCCTCTGTGTTTTGGGAAGAG AATCCCTGGATGAGTTGACCTCCATGGTGGTCAAGCTATTTGGAGAAGTGGAGAACAAGAATGTGCCTATCCCAGAATTCCCTGATCACCCCTTCCAAGATGAATATCTCAAA CAATTCTACAAAGTAGTACCCATCAAAGACATCAGGAATCTGTATGTGACGTTCCCCATCCCGGACCTGCAGACATACTACAAGTCCAACCCAGGACACTACCTGGGACATTTGATAGGTCATGAAGGACCTGGAAGTTTGTTATCTGAACTCAAATCTAAAG GTTGGGTGAATACGCTTGTTGGAGGTCAAAAAGAAGGAGCCAAAGGATTCATGTTCTTCATTATCAACGTGGACTTGACGGAGGAAGGTCTTT TGCACATCGAGGACATCATCTTTCACATGTTCCAGTACATCCAGAAACTGCGCACAGAAGGACCTCAGGAGTGGGTGTTTCAGGAGTGCAAG GATTTAAACAAGGTAGCCTTCCGGTTCAAAGACAAGGAACGACCCCGTGGTTATACCTCCAAAGTGGCTGGTTTACTCCAT TATTACCCTCTTGAAGAGGTTCTCGCAGCAGAGTACCTTTTGGAAGACTTCAGGCCTGACTTGATTGAGATGGTGCTGAACAAGCTGAGACCAGAACATGTCAG GGTTGTTTTGGTGTCAAAGTCATTTGAAGGTCAAACAGACAAGACAGAAGAATGGTACGGTACACAGTACAGACAGGAGGTTATATCTGAGGATACCATCAAG acatGGGCGGGTGCAGACCTCAACGGGAAGTTCAAGTTGCCTATGAAAAATGAGTTCATCCCGACCAACTTTGAAATATACCCTCTTGAGAAAGACTCCCCATCTGTTCCCGTTTTAATCAAG GACACCGCGATGAGCAAGGTGTGGTTCAAGCAGGACGACAAATTCTTTCTTCCTAAAGCATGTTTGAACTTTGAGTTCTTCAG CCCGTTTGCGTATGTGGACCCATTACATTGTAACATGGCTTATTTATACCTGGAGCTCCTAAAGGACTCCCTCAACGAGTATGCATATGCAGCCGAGCTAGCTGGCTTGAACTATGACCTCCAAAATACCGTCTATGGGATGTAT CTCTCCGTTAAAGGTTACAATGACAAGCAGCACATCCTGCTGAAGAAGATCATCGAGAAGATGGCCACCTTTGAGATCGACGAGAAACGTTTTGACATCATCAAGGAAGCG TACATGAGGTCTTTGAATAACTTCAGAGCCGAGCAGCCGCACCAGCACGCCATGTACTACCTCCGTCTCCTCATGACCGAGGTTGCTTGGACCAAAGATGAGCTCAGAGAGGCTCTGGAGG ATGTAACGTTCCCACGCCTCAAGGCCTTCATACCGCAGCTGTTGTCACGGTTACATATTGAAGCCCTTCTCCATGGCAACATCACCAAGGAG TCTGCTCTTGACATGATGCAAATGGTGGAGGACACGCTCATCGAGCACGCACACACCAAGCCTCTCCTCCCGAGCCAGCTGATCCGATACAGAGAGGTCCAGGTTCCGGACG GGGGCTGGTACGTTTATCAGCAGAGGAACGAGGTGCACAACAATTGCGGCATCGAGATCTACTACCAGACCGACATGCAGACGACCCACGAGAACATGCTCCTGGAGCTCTTCTGCCAGATCATCTCAGAGCCTTGCTTCAACACGCTGAGGACCAAGGAGCAGCTGG GCTACATCGTGTTCAGCGGACCGAGGCGGGCCAACGGGGTCCAAGGCCTGCGCTTCATCATCCAGTCTGAAAAGCCCCCCCACTACCTGGAGAGCCGCATCGAGGCCTTCCTGTGCACCATGCAGAGGTCCGTGGAGGAGATGAGCGACCAAGCGTTCCAGAAGCACATCCAGGCCTTGGCCATCCGCCGCCTGGACAAACCCAAGAAGCTCTCTGCCGAGTGTGCCAAGTACTGGGGGGAGATCATCTCCCAGCAGTACCACTTCGACCGAG ATAACGTTGAGGTGGCCCACCTGAAAACCTTGACGAAGGACGACGTTATGCAATTCTACACC GAGCGTCTCACCCTGGAAGCCCCCAAAAGACACAAGGTGTCCGTGCACGTGCTGTCCAGGGAGATGGACACCT GTCCCGTGGTGGGGGAATTCCCGGCCCAGAATGACGTCAACTTGGCCCCTGCACCCTCCCTGCCacag CCGTCGCTGGTCCGGGACATGACCGAGTTCAAGCGGAGCCTGCCTCTCTTCCCCCTGGTCAGGCCTCACATCAACTTCATGGCGGCCAAACTGTAA
- the ide gene encoding insulin-degrading enzyme isoform X2: MFKCINRTAQCTRYFQSAANGSHINQGIKLVSSSPLKMTDPALHRVVADIIRSPEDKRVYRGLEFKNGLRAMLISDPTTDKSSAALDVHIGSLSDPANIAGLAHFCEHMLFLGTKKYPKENEYSQFLSEHAGSSNAFTSGEHTNYYFDVSHEHLQGALDRFAQFFLCPLFDESCKDREVNAVDSEHDKNLMNDAWRLFQLEKATGNPNHPFSKFGTGNKLTLETRPSNDGIDVRQELLKFHSMYYSSNLMGLCVLGRESLDELTSMVVKLFGEVENKNVPIPEFPDHPFQDEYLKQFYKVVPIKDIRNLYVTFPIPDLQTYYKSNPGHYLGHLIGHEGPGSLLSELKSKGWVNTLVGGQKEGAKGFMFFIINVDLTEEGLLHIEDIIFHMFQYIQKLRTEGPQEWVFQECKDLNKVAFRFKDKERPRGYTSKVAGLLHYYPLEEVLAAEYLLEDFRPDLIEMVLNKLRPEHVRVVLVSKSFEGQTDKTEEWYGTQYRQEVISEDTIKTWAGADLNGKFKLPMKNEFIPTNFEIYPLEKDSPSVPVLIKDTAMSKVWFKQDDKFFLPKACLNFEFFSRYLYADPMHCNMTYLLLRLLKDDLKEYTYAARLAGLVYGIASKMNAILLSVKGYNDKQHILLKKIIEKMATFEIDEKRFDIIKEAYMRSLNNFRAEQPHQHAMYYLRLLMTEVAWTKDELREALEDVTFPRLKAFIPQLLSRLHIEALLHGNITKESALDMMQMVEDTLIEHAHTKPLLPSQLIRYREVQVPDGGWYVYQQRNEVHNNCGIEIYYQTDMQTTHENMLLELFCQIISEPCFNTLRTKEQLGYIVFSGPRRANGVQGLRFIIQSEKPPHYLESRIEAFLCTMQRSVEEMSDQAFQKHIQALAIRRLDKPKKLSAECAKYWGEIISQQYHFDRDNVEVAHLKTLTKDDVMQFYTERLTLEAPKRHKVSVHVLSREMDTCPVVGEFPAQNDVNLAPAPSLPQPSLVRDMTEFKRSLPLFPLVRPHINFMAAKL; encoded by the exons ATGTTTAAGTGCATCAACCGAACGGCACAGTGTACGCGATATTTCCAATCAGCGGCGAACGGCTCCCACATCAACCAAGGAATAAA GCTGGTGTCATCTTCTCCCCTCAAAATGACCGACCCGGCTCTGCATAGGGTGGTCGCTGATATCATTCGCTCCCCTGAAGACAAACGGGTTTACAGAGGCTTGGAGTTCAAGAATGGCTTGAGGGCCATGCTCATCAGTGACCCAACAACAGACAAATCATCTGCTGCTTTAGATGTCCACATCG GTTCTCTATCAGACCCCGCAAACATCGCGGGCCTGGCGCACTTTTGTGAACACATGCTGTTCTTGGGGACAAAGAAGTACCCGAAGGAGAACGAGTACAGCCAGTTCTTGAGCGAGCACGCTGGCAGCTCCAACGCCTTCACCAGCGGAGAGCACACCAACTATTACTTTGACGTGTCTCACGAACACTTGCAGGGAGCGCTGGATAG ATTTGCCCAGTTCTTCCTATGCCCGCTGTTTGATGAGAGCTGTAAGGACCGTGAGGTGAACGCTGTGGACTCGGAGCACGACAAAAACCTGATGAATGATGCTTGGAGGCTCTTCCAGCTGGAGAAGGCCACTGGCAACCCAAATCACCCCTTCAGTAAATTTGGAACAG GTAACAAGTTGACCCTCGAGACCAGGCCATCAAACGACGGCATTGATGTCCGCCAGGAGCTGCTCAAATTTCACTCGATGTATTACTCCTCAAATTTAATGGGCCTCTGTGTTTTGGGAAGAG AATCCCTGGATGAGTTGACCTCCATGGTGGTCAAGCTATTTGGAGAAGTGGAGAACAAGAATGTGCCTATCCCAGAATTCCCTGATCACCCCTTCCAAGATGAATATCTCAAA CAATTCTACAAAGTAGTACCCATCAAAGACATCAGGAATCTGTATGTGACGTTCCCCATCCCGGACCTGCAGACATACTACAAGTCCAACCCAGGACACTACCTGGGACATTTGATAGGTCATGAAGGACCTGGAAGTTTGTTATCTGAACTCAAATCTAAAG GTTGGGTGAATACGCTTGTTGGAGGTCAAAAAGAAGGAGCCAAAGGATTCATGTTCTTCATTATCAACGTGGACTTGACGGAGGAAGGTCTTT TGCACATCGAGGACATCATCTTTCACATGTTCCAGTACATCCAGAAACTGCGCACAGAAGGACCTCAGGAGTGGGTGTTTCAGGAGTGCAAG GATTTAAACAAGGTAGCCTTCCGGTTCAAAGACAAGGAACGACCCCGTGGTTATACCTCCAAAGTGGCTGGTTTACTCCAT TATTACCCTCTTGAAGAGGTTCTCGCAGCAGAGTACCTTTTGGAAGACTTCAGGCCTGACTTGATTGAGATGGTGCTGAACAAGCTGAGACCAGAACATGTCAG GGTTGTTTTGGTGTCAAAGTCATTTGAAGGTCAAACAGACAAGACAGAAGAATGGTACGGTACACAGTACAGACAGGAGGTTATATCTGAGGATACCATCAAG acatGGGCGGGTGCAGACCTCAACGGGAAGTTCAAGTTGCCTATGAAAAATGAGTTCATCCCGACCAACTTTGAAATATACCCTCTTGAGAAAGACTCCCCATCTGTTCCCGTTTTAATCAAG GACACCGCGATGAGCAAGGTGTGGTTCAAGCAGGACGACAAATTCTTTCTTCCTAAAGCATGTTTGAACTTTGAGTTCTTCAG TCGCTACCTATATGCAGATCCCATGCACTGCAACATGACGTACTTGTTGCTCAGGTTACTGAAGGATGATTTAAAAGAGTATACATATGCAGCCCGCCTGGCTGGGCTGGTGTATGGCATAGCCTCAAAGATGAATGCCATCCTA CTCTCCGTTAAAGGTTACAATGACAAGCAGCACATCCTGCTGAAGAAGATCATCGAGAAGATGGCCACCTTTGAGATCGACGAGAAACGTTTTGACATCATCAAGGAAGCG TACATGAGGTCTTTGAATAACTTCAGAGCCGAGCAGCCGCACCAGCACGCCATGTACTACCTCCGTCTCCTCATGACCGAGGTTGCTTGGACCAAAGATGAGCTCAGAGAGGCTCTGGAGG ATGTAACGTTCCCACGCCTCAAGGCCTTCATACCGCAGCTGTTGTCACGGTTACATATTGAAGCCCTTCTCCATGGCAACATCACCAAGGAG TCTGCTCTTGACATGATGCAAATGGTGGAGGACACGCTCATCGAGCACGCACACACCAAGCCTCTCCTCCCGAGCCAGCTGATCCGATACAGAGAGGTCCAGGTTCCGGACG GGGGCTGGTACGTTTATCAGCAGAGGAACGAGGTGCACAACAATTGCGGCATCGAGATCTACTACCAGACCGACATGCAGACGACCCACGAGAACATGCTCCTGGAGCTCTTCTGCCAGATCATCTCAGAGCCTTGCTTCAACACGCTGAGGACCAAGGAGCAGCTGG GCTACATCGTGTTCAGCGGACCGAGGCGGGCCAACGGGGTCCAAGGCCTGCGCTTCATCATCCAGTCTGAAAAGCCCCCCCACTACCTGGAGAGCCGCATCGAGGCCTTCCTGTGCACCATGCAGAGGTCCGTGGAGGAGATGAGCGACCAAGCGTTCCAGAAGCACATCCAGGCCTTGGCCATCCGCCGCCTGGACAAACCCAAGAAGCTCTCTGCCGAGTGTGCCAAGTACTGGGGGGAGATCATCTCCCAGCAGTACCACTTCGACCGAG ATAACGTTGAGGTGGCCCACCTGAAAACCTTGACGAAGGACGACGTTATGCAATTCTACACC GAGCGTCTCACCCTGGAAGCCCCCAAAAGACACAAGGTGTCCGTGCACGTGCTGTCCAGGGAGATGGACACCT GTCCCGTGGTGGGGGAATTCCCGGCCCAGAATGACGTCAACTTGGCCCCTGCACCCTCCCTGCCacag CCGTCGCTGGTCCGGGACATGACCGAGTTCAAGCGGAGCCTGCCTCTCTTCCCCCTGGTCAGGCCTCACATCAACTTCATGGCGGCCAAACTGTAA